In Gimesia panareensis, the genomic window CGTGGTGAATGTCCGGAATCGAATATTCCTGCCAGGCAATTTCCGTCTGTTGAGGTGGAGGAACCAGTAAAAACAGGGCTGCAATCGCGCTCAGACACGCCAGAGCACAGACCCCCATGTTTTTGTGATAAAAAAACTGACCCCCGCCCGGCATTTTGTAAGTTTCCCGAATTAAATCATTTTATTCCGAACCTGTTGTTGTCATCATACTTGTGATCAGGGTGTCATGAACTTCCTATTTTGACAAGCAAATCCGCTTTCGGATAATCACAGGAAATTCATCGAACCTTGTATGAAGACTCGTGGTCTCTCCGTTATAATATAGTAATACCAAATCTCAAGCCCCAATTTCAGTGGGGCATGTCAGGTCCACTGTTCTGCGACCCGCCGTACCTTCTTTTCGAACATGGGGGCTCTTATGAAGTATCAACTCGTTCTGCAATTCACGGGAACAGTCATTCCAGATTATGATTCGCTGGTTGATTTGGAGTCGGTGCTGATTGATGAAATCCAGGAAGATGGTAAGACGACTGTAGACGGCCATGATTTCGGCAGTTCTCAGATGAATCTGTTCCTGACCGTTGAAGATCCTCAGAATGTTCTGAGTCGCATCCGCGGACAGATTGAGCACCCCCTGATGGACCGCGTTCGCGCCGGCTATCGTGCCGTGAGCGATAAAACGTTTCGTGCCATCTGGCCGGAATCGCTGCATGAATTTACGGTGAAGTCGATCCACGTTTGAGCCTGCTTGCTGGCTGCCCGGCAAATTTACTGGAAGCGCCCTGGGCATCCCTGCCATTATTATGGCAGGTCAATGGATCGGTTAAATCGCTGGCTTTATTTGCCGCAGACGCTGTATTTAATAAACGGATACCGGGCTTTGACTTCGTCCGTGAGGTTATCCGTTTTGTTCGTGGCGATGTTACACCATTTCAGCTCACGTAATTCCGGCATCGTGGCTAACAGAACCAGTCGTCGATTGCACAGTGTCTGCGGGTTCTCGATTTCGATGGATTCCACATGGGATAACCAGGGCAGAAGATGCGCCGACTCATCTGAGAACGAGAGGGAGCGAATCGACAGACTCTTCAGAGAAGGCATTTGAGCCAGATAAAACAGAGTCGACTGATTGAGGTTCAGATTTTTGCAGTAAAAATGTTCGAGTTGACTGAGCCGCGTGAGTGGTTCGAGCGCATTCACATCGGGGAGCACGATGGGAACGTGCACCTGCTGGAGTTGCGGGAACGCAGAGAACAATTGCAGCGCCTGTCGAGCCTGTTTGCCTTTCAGGTGTTCTCCCGAGTCCCAGCCGATCGTGAGGTTGCGCAGTTGGGTATGATGTTTGGCCAGGCGCTGGAGCAGATATTCCATCTCTTCCGGTGAGCCTGAGGGAACTTTAAGTACTTCCAGATTGGGTGCCAGTACCAGCGCGTCAGCCAGTTTCTTACGAGGGATACGTTCGCGGATCGTCCAGCTTTTCAGCCGCTGATGATCGCCGTGCTTCAGGAACTGATACATCATATCCTGGCTGACTTTCCCACAGTCAACTTCCAGTGAAACCAGTGAGGAACAGCCGGACATTTTTTTCCAGAAACGGCCGACCTCTTTGGTTTCGAGTCGAATCTGTAATTTGAAGTCTTCCAGTTCAGAGAGATCCAGCAATTCTTCTGCTGCCGCTGCTGAGATTTTTTCGTCGCCAAAACTGAGGTGCAGGCGACGCAGCTGTTTGATCTGTGCGATGTGTTTGAGGGCAGTTTCATCCAGATGCGAGTGCAGAATCTCCAGATCAGTCAACTGTGGAAGTCCGCGGAGTGCTGCGTACCCGCGCGGACTGATGCGACAATAGGAAAACTTGACACTGTGCAGCTCCTCAATTCCGGTCAGGGTTTCAATGCACTTTCCCAGTTCGGGATTCGACTGATCCCGGGTTCCATAGAACCAGATGCGTACCGGGAAGGGAAGCTGGTTAATGTAAGGAATCGCGGCCTTCAGGGCCTGCGTATGCTGATAGACTTTTTCTCCTTCCACCATTTTTTCCGGGTTGCCCACCCAGATCGAAAGGGGTTCCCCGTTGCGGGGATACCAGATCGTCAGTCGCTGACTGCGAATCTGCTGATAGATCCGTTCGACTTCAGGGTCCTGCCAGGATTCTTTTTCACGGGAGTCCGTGGTATTGGGAACCGCTGAGATGTGCGGTACACGGCTGGCCAGGATCTGATTGATTTCTTCCAGCCGCCGGGTCCGTTCCGGAACGCGCGGGTCGGTCTGAAATTTTAATTCCGGTTCGGGTGCCACAGGCTGTTTATCAGCAACTGCATTTTGAGTCGAGTCGGAGGTCAGCAGAAAACAACCGATGCCTGCCATTGCAATCAATAAAACTGTCGCCACAAATGTCAATTGTCGAAACATAGCCCACTCCCCTCCGCCTGTTTCAGGAACCTGTCTCAGAAAAATAAAGTAAGAGATGACATCAAAATTTATGCTTTTTTAAGTGCCTGCCTGGAACCAGGGGCTCCAAAATGGTCTACAACTAAGTGATTGTACAGAACAAAACAGTTGTTGTCCGCCCAGAGTTGAAAGATTTTTAAATCCAAGCAACGCTGGACTGCCAGTGTTTACATATCCTGTTTCAAAACAATGCCTTACAAACATTCTACCCCCCTGCCCTGAATGAGGTTTTTTCCTCCTCAAACGCTGCTTCTGAAACTTTTCAAAAAAACTGTAACAGTCTCCCTGCTTTTGCGCCTGGTATGGCAACGAGGAACACGCAACTTCATTTTCATCGAGGGGGACTTTGAATGACGACCAGTTTTGCTGAATTGACAATTTCGCCGGAACGGACCGCCGCCTTCGAA contains:
- a CDS encoding ABC transporter; this translates as MKYQLVLQFTGTVIPDYDSLVDLESVLIDEIQEDGKTTVDGHDFGSSQMNLFLTVEDPQNVLSRIRGQIEHPLMDRVRAGYRAVSDKTFRAIWPESLHEFTVKSIHV